In the genome of Cercospora beticola chromosome 2, complete sequence, one region contains:
- a CDS encoding uncharacterized protein (antiSMASH:Cluster_7~BUSCO:EOG09263DQH), whose product MAASPLGDDVFQQLRKPIDPKVLEQREKEIQDRVNASYEKAEQRQHELISLNSTAPVTISSVKVLHATHTRHGFLERIFDPLLTKNRKDEAYYTLREALTEVSHAVDKLNRLDIFQAPISTYIDKAEPTDPSTTPTDYAVFVTAKERGRYTIKTGTEAGTAEGSAYVNAVLRNIFGGGERLNGHASLGTRTRETYSATFDTPILSNPDLRLEFGGLKSSTIKPWASHEEVLRGGQTKLLWRTSPFTNQEFGYSGFWRQVTSLAEKASPTIRGDAGDSFKSSLSHTLTYDSRDAPMLPSRGVLFKAVSELAGVGPLAGDVAFAKYEVESQAAVPIPIPGVKGDSGVSFTAGLRGGFLAPLPLSGQNGTSPSRINDRFQLGGPTDVRGFRLSGLGPRDGPDAVGGDVYAAGGASLLFPLPRVGKDTPLRLQAFVNGGRLLAFQDTRTGGRDEKQALTVGDVGSSLVKTVGDLGKSLPSAAAGVGLVYAHPAARVEVNFSLPLIIRKGEEGRKGLSFGIGLSFL is encoded by the exons ATGGCCGCGTCGCCGCTGGGAGACGAT GTCTTCCAACAGCTTCGCAAACCCATTGACCCCAAAGTGCTGGAAcagcgcgagaaggagatccaGGACCGCGTGAATGCGTCCTATGAAAAGGCCGAACAGCGCCAACATGAGCTG ATCTCCCTCAACTCCACGGCGCCGGTGACCATCTCCTCGGTCAAAGTGCTGCACGCGACCCACACGCGCCACGGCTTTCTCGAGCGCATCTTCGACCCTCTTCTCACCAAGAACCGCAAGGATGAAGCATACTACACTCTCCGCGAAGCCCTCACCGAAGTCTCCCACGCAGTGGACAAGCTCAACcgtctcgacatcttccaagCACCAATCTCCACCTACATCGACAAAGCCGAGCCGACCGACCCGAGCACCACACCGACCGACTATGCCGTATTCGTGACAGCAAAAGAGAGGGGGCGATATACCATCAAGACCGGCACCGAAGCCGGCACAGCAGAAGGGAGCGCTTACGTCAACGCCGTACTGCGCAACATATTCGGTGGAGGCGAGCGATTAAACGGACATGCGAGCTTGGGCACACGAACGCGAGAGACCTACAGCGCTACATTTGACACACCCATTCTCTCCAATCCTGACTTGCGTCTCGAGTTTGGAGGATTGAAGTCCAGTACCATCAAACCATGGGCATCACACGAGGAAGTTCTACGAGGTGGGCAGACGAAGCTTTTGTGGCGGACATCACCATTCACCAATCAGGAATTTGGCTACAGTGGTTTCTGGAGACAAGTCACAAGCCTGGCAGAGAAGGCTTCACCCACAATCCGTGGAGATGCGGGTGATAGCTTCAAGTCCAGCTTGTCGCATACTCTCACATACGACTCGCGGGATGCGCCCATGCTGCCCTCGAGAGGTGTACTATTCAAAGCAGTGTCTGAGCTCGCGGGCGTGGGACCACTGGCTGGTGACGTTGCGTTTGCGAAATACGAAGTGGAGAGTCAAGCTGCAGTACCTATTCCTATACCTGGTGTGAAAGGCGACAGTGGGGTTTCTTTCACTGCCGGCCTTCGTGGAGGATTCCTAGCTCCTCTGCCTCTCTCTGGGCAGAATGGGACAAGTCCAAGCAGAATCAACGACCGCTTTCAGCTGGGTGGACCCACAGATGTACGAGGCTTCCGACTCTCTGGCCTTGGACCTCGAGACGGTCCAGATGCTGTAGGAGGAGACGTATATGCTGCAGGAGgcgcctctcttctcttccctCTACCTCGAGTAGGCAAGGACACGCCGCTCAGACTCCAAGCTTTCGTCAATGGAGGACGATTACTAGCTTTTCAAGATACCAGAACCGGCGGCAGGGATGAGAAGCAAGCCTTGACTGTTGGCGATGTGGGGAGCAGTTTGGTCAAAACGGTCGGTGACCTGGGCAAAAGCCTGCCCAGTGCTGCAGCAGGTGTGGGACTGGTGTATGCACACCCCGCGGCAAGAGTCGAAGTGAATTTTAGCTTACCATTGATCATACggaaaggcgaagaaggaagaaaggGGTTGAGCTTTGGTATTGGACTAAGCTTCTTGTAG
- a CDS encoding uncharacterized protein (antiSMASH:Cluster_7) — protein sequence MPPPSHTQHLPPAHPATRQRPKSPNRVLAEAEAQWIFTDEELANAPSIQDGMSADDERDRRIKGINFIVQVGIMLKLPQLTLSTASIFFQRFLMRASLAKERNGIPKLHHYQAAATALFLATKVEESCRKMKELVLAFCRVAQKNPNLVVDEQSKDFWRWRDLILHNEDHMLETLCFDLTVESPHRQLFEMLKFYGIEHNKRLRNSAWGFVTDSNNTQLCLLMSSRTIAVASLYAACKFCEVSLPDDTKGRPWWETHHVRLKDIRRSVEYMLSNYDGTANKVNGIAVTAGSDGNSSIYAGLTTPGTDGANDDDWNRTRAPASVSPLMPPGSDRRHSNASSVGVKREREEEKPAVNGNGNGNGVPREENGSKRPKIETHTSGGIDGFNNDSQTDTMTVPVPEAVAGGGKAELDVKVQDQQQRPEPMQDVQASVDGPASHAPVQKPQDDGEVSEEGELEE from the exons ATGCCGCCTCCTTCGCATACACAACACCTCCCTCCGGCACACCCGGCCACGCGCCAGCGACCTAAGAGCCCCAATCGTGTCCTGGCTGAGGCAGAAGCGCAATGGATCTTTACCGACGAGGAGCTGGCCAACGCGCCTTCGATCCAGGACGGCATGAGTGCAGATGATGAGAGGGATAGGAGGATCAAGGGCATCAACTTCATCGTGCAAGTCGGCATTATGCTCAAGCTGCCTCAACTGACATTGAGCACGGCGAGCATATTTTTCCAAAGATTTTTGATGAGAGCGAGCCTGGCCAAGGAGCGAAATGGCATTCCCAAACTGCATCACTACCAAGCGGCGGCCACGGCTTTGTTCTTAGCCACGAAGGTGGAAGAGAGCTGCaggaagatgaaggagtTGGTCCTGGCCTTTTGCCGCGTAGCGCAGAAAAATCCCAATCTGGTGGTAGATGAACAGAGCAAGGACTTCTGGAGGTGGCGGGACCTGATATTGCACAATGAGGACCATATGCTGGAGACACTGTGCTTTGATCTGACAGTGGAAAGCCCGCATAGACAGCTCTTTGAGATGCTGAAGTTCTATGGCATCGAACACAACAAAAGATTGCGAAATTCTGCATGGGGCTTCGTGACGGATAGCAACAACACGCAGTTATGTCTGTTGATGAGCAGCCGGACGATCGCAGTCGCCAGCCTGTACGCAGCATGCAAGTTCTGCGAAGTGTCGCTGCCCGATGACACAAAAGGCAGGCCATGGTGGGAGACACATCACGTTCGGCTGAAGGATATCCGTAGGTCGGTGGAGTATATGCTGTCCAACTATGACGGCACAGCCAACAAGGTCAATGGAATTGCCGTGACTGCGGGCTCCGATGGGAACAGCTCTATCTACGCAGGGCTGACGACACCTGGAACTGACGGAGCGAACGACGATGACTGGAACAGGACGAGAGCACCCGCTTCTGTGTCACCACTAATGCCGCCAGGGAGCGATCGGCGGCATAGCAATGCAAGCAGTGTCGGCGTCAAGCGCgagcgagaagaggagaagccgGCTGTgaatggcaatggcaatgggaATGGTGTGCCGCGAGAGGAGAACGGATCGAAACGGCCTAAGATCGAGACGCACACGTCGGGTGGAATCGATGGCTTCAATAATGACAGCCAAACAGACACGATGACTGTGCCTGTTCCAGAAGCTGTCGCCGGTGGCGGAAAG GCCGAACTTGATGTCAAGGTAcaagaccagcagcagcgccccGAACCCATGCAGGATGTACAAGCCTCCGTCGATGGACCTGCCTCGCACGCCCCTGTTCAGAAGCCGCAAGATGACGGAGAGGTCAGCGAGGAGGGCGAGTTGGAAGAGTAG
- the TMA7B gene encoding Translation machinery-associated protein 7B (antiSMASH:Cluster_7), which yields MPSGQGAGTNPIHNKKAKKKAVEEDEDDKAFKAKQMAEKKKLEEARNAVAGKKGPLNTGSQGIKKSGKK from the exons atgccTTCAGGACAGGGAG CCGGCACGAACCCAATCCACAACAAaaaggccaagaagaaggccgtggaggaggatgaagatgacaaGGCCTTCAAGGCTAAGCAGATGGCTG agaagaagaagctcgaggagGCCCGAAATGCCGTAGCAGGAAAGAAGGGACCGCTGAACACGGGTTCGCAGGGCATTAAGAAGAGTGGCAAGAAATGA